From one Raphanus sativus cultivar WK10039 unplaced genomic scaffold, ASM80110v3 Scaffold3819, whole genome shotgun sequence genomic stretch:
- the LOC108817715 gene encoding ethylene receptor 1: protein MMEVCNCIEPQWPADELLMKYQYISDFFIAVAYFSIPLELIYFVKKSAVFPYRWVLVQFGAFIVLCGATHLINLWTFTTHSRTVALVMTTAKVLTAVVSCATALMLVHIIPDLLSVKTRELFLKNKAAELDREMGLIRTQEETGRHVRMLTHEIRSTLDRHTILKTTLVELGRTLALEECALWMPTRTGLELQLSYTLRQQHPVEYTVPIHLPVINQVFGTSRAVKISPNSPVARLRPVSGKYLLGEVVAVRVPLLHLSNFQINDWPELSTKRYALMVLMLPSDSARQWHVHEMELVEVVADQVAVALSHAAILEESMRARDLLMEQNVALDIARREAETAIRARNDFLAVMNHEMRTPMHAIIALSSLLQETELTPEQRLMVETVLKSSSLLATLMNDVLDLSRLEDGSLQLELGTFNLHTLFREVLSLIKPIAVVKKLPITLNLAPDLPEFVVGDEKRLMQIILNIVGNAVKFSKQGSISVTALVTKSDNRAPPDFFVVPTGSHFYLRVKVKDMGAGINPQDIPKLFTKFAQTQSLATRSSGGSGLGLAISKRFVNLMEGNIWIESDGVGKGCTAIFDVKLGISNESKQSGIPKVPANPQHANFAGLKVLVMDENGVSRMVTKGLLIHLGCEVTMVSSSEECLRVVSHEHKVVFMDVCTPGVENYQIALRIHEKFTKRHQRPLLVALTGNTDKSTKEKCMSFGLDGVLLKPVSLDNMRNVLSDLLEHRVLYEAM from the exons ATGATGGAAGTGTGCAACTGCATCGAGCCGCAATGGCCAGCGGACGAGCTCCTAATGAAGTACCAATACATCTCAGACTTCTTCATCGCCGTCGCCTACTTCTCCATCCCCCTCGAGCTCATCTACTTCGTCAAAAAGTCCGCCGTCTTCCCTTACCGCTGGGTCCTCGTCCAGTTCGGCGCCTTCATCGTCCTCTGCGGCGCCACCCACCTCATCAACCTCTGGACCTTCACCACCCACTCCCGAACCGTCGCCCTCGTCATGACCACCGCGAAAGTCCTAACCGCCGTCGTCTCCTGCGCCACCGCCTTGATGCTCGTCCACATCATCCCCGACCTCCTCAGCGTGAAGACGCGCGAGCTTTTCTTGAAAAACAAGGCTGCCGAGCTTGATCGTGAGATGGGATTGATCCGGACTCAGGAGGAGACCGGAAGGCATGTTAGGATGTTAACTCATGAGATCAGAAGCACGTTGGATAGACACACTATCTTAAAGACTACGCTCGTTGAGCTTGGGAGGACGTTGGCTTTAGAGGAGTGTGCTTTGTGGATGCCTACTAGGACTGGGCTAGAGCTGCAGCTTTCGTATACGCTTCGTCAACAGCATCCGGTTGAGTACACGGTTCCTATCCATTTGCCGGTGATTAACCAAGTGTTCGGCACAAGCAGAGCTGTTAAGATATCTCCCAACTCCCCCGTGGCGAGGCTGAGACCTGTCTCCGGGAAGTATCTCCTCGGGGAGGTTGTTGCGGTGCGGGTCCCGCTTCTCCACCTTTCGAACTTCCAGATCAACGACTGGCCCGAGCTTTCGACGAAACGATACGCTTTGATGGTTCTCATGCTTCCTTCGGATAGTGCGAGGCAGTGGCACGTCCACGAGATGGAGCTGGTGGAAGTCGTTGCGGATCAGGTGGCGGTGGCGCTGTCTCATGCCGCGATTCTCGAGGAGTCGATGCGGGCGAGGGACCTTCTGATGGAGCAGAACGTGGCGCTTGATATAGCGAGGCGGGAGGCGGAGACGGCGATCAGGGCGAGGAATGATTTCTTGGCGGTTATGAACCATGAGATGCGGACGCCGATGCATGCGATCATCGCGCTCTCTTCGTTGCTTCAAGAGACGGAGCTGACTCCTGAGCAGAGGTTGATGGTGGAGACGGTGCTGAAAAGCAGTAGCCTTTTGGCGACTTTGATGAACGATGTGTTGGATCTTTCTAGGCTTGAAGATGGTAGTCTTCAACTTGAGCTCGGGACATTCAATCTTCATACTTTGTTTAGAGAG GTTCTTAGTCTGATAAAGCCTATCGCCGTTGTTAAGAAATTACCCATCACACTAAACCTCGCACCAGATTTGCCGGAGTTTGTGGTTGGGGATGAGAAACGGCTAATGCAGATAATATTAAACATAGTTGGTAATGCTGTGAAGTTCTCCAAACAAGGTAGTATCTCTGTAACTGCTCTTGTCACAAAGTCGGACAACCGAGCTCCTCCTGACTTTTTTGTGGTGCCAACTGGGAGTCATTTCTACTTGAGGGTAAAG GTAAAAGACATGGGAGCAGGAATAAATCCGCAAGACATTcccaagcttttcactaaatTTGCTCAAACACAGTCTTTAGCGACCAGAAGCTCGGGAGGTAGTGGGCTTGGTCTCGCCATCTCCAAGAG GTTTGTGAATCTGATGGAGGGTAACATTTGGATTGAGAGCGACGGTGTTGGAAAAGGATGCACTGCTATATTTGACGTTAAACTTGGGATTTCAAACGAATCTAAACAGTCTGGCATTCCGAAAGTTCCAGCCAATCCGCAGCATGCAAATTTCGCTGGACTTAAGGTTCTTGTCATGGATGAGAATGG GGTAAGTAGAATGGTGACGAAGGGACTTCTTATACACCTTGGATGCGAAGTGACCATGGTGAGTTCAAGCGAGGAGTGTCTCAGAGTTGTATCCCATGAGCACAAAGTGGTCTTCATGGACGTGTGCACGCCCGGGGTAGAAAACTACCAAATCGCTCTCCGTATACACGAGAAATTCACAAAACGCCACCAACGGCCGCTGCTCGTGGCGCTCACTGGTAACACCGACAAATCCACAAAGGAGAAGTGCATGAGCTTTGGTCTAGACGGCGTGTTGCTCAAACCCGTGTCGCTAGACAACATGAGAAACGTCCTGTCTGATCTTCTAGAACATCGGGTTCTATATGAGGCCATGTAA